Proteins from a genomic interval of Actinoalloteichus hymeniacidonis:
- a CDS encoding class II aldolase/adducin family protein: MSEGNKKPAGTTTNPLAAQAAIGSRALSLGGHDDFNQGQISCRRPQSSTFLIKGAMTGFDEATPQDFVVGDLDPTAEVDRLAPPEIPLHQAVYESRPDINCVVHSHAPAALVFGALNDDLMPLGHEGALLMGEVHRFTLTSNTVLDIEVGRAIATSLGAGIGVFLVNHGSVVVGKSVRHAVIFALMLERACRLQLDAIATGRDLTTSSALDVSAKRDYIFADLSVRAYWEHTRRRVLRSVPESRDW, encoded by the coding sequence GTGTCAGAGGGAAATAAGAAGCCGGCGGGCACCACGACGAATCCGTTGGCCGCACAGGCCGCCATCGGATCGCGCGCCCTGTCTCTTGGTGGGCACGACGACTTCAATCAGGGACAGATCTCCTGTCGGCGCCCGCAATCGAGCACCTTCCTGATCAAAGGTGCGATGACCGGTTTCGACGAGGCGACTCCGCAGGACTTCGTGGTCGGCGACCTCGATCCGACGGCGGAGGTGGATCGCCTTGCGCCCCCCGAGATCCCACTGCACCAAGCCGTCTACGAATCGCGTCCGGACATCAACTGTGTCGTGCACTCGCACGCCCCCGCAGCACTCGTGTTCGGGGCGCTGAACGACGATCTGATGCCGCTCGGCCACGAGGGCGCACTGCTCATGGGCGAGGTGCACCGCTTCACGCTCACCAGCAACACCGTCCTCGACATCGAGGTCGGCCGCGCCATCGCGACGAGTCTCGGCGCCGGGATAGGCGTCTTCCTGGTGAACCACGGCAGTGTGGTCGTCGGAAAGTCGGTACGACATGCCGTGATCTTCGCCCTCATGCTCGAACGAGCCTGCCGGCTTCAGCTCGACGCGATCGCGACCGGGCGGGATCTCACGACCTCGTCCGCGCTCGACGTGTCGGCGAAACGGGACTACATCTTCGCCGATCTGTCCGTTCGCGCGTACTGGGAGCACACCCGGCGGCGGGTGCTGCGCAGTGTCCCGGAGTCCCGGGATTGGTAA
- a CDS encoding non-ribosomal peptide synthetase produces the protein MKAETPPPSISATVRLPARSHRADPETGDRSRDEGFTVLLATVGRAIARHEGVERVSIGCVAVDGGEAAMLAVDLVVGGDESWFETLAATRTACGRPGPPNGEPDVLVAVLDEVNLGSEVLRAHHLERLGCPARSGSMAFVGHGDVQWCVVDPSLPEDGVSELLNLIRQPNGRHPAMRILLHRADSESERRDAPFTVVHGRGPCREHDATVLDLIRRQIAATPSKAAQVHESTVDTYAGLGLKASAVARFLDDLGVRRGDRVACHLVRGLTPLIALLGVWTAGAVYVPIDPALPPERQRVQYELAGCAAALGTDDVERVCATVQDTTPSTENLRQAPVGMMESSPDDEAYVLFTSGSTGTPKAVSMPHRAMANLISWQLRQPELATPPRIAQFATLSFDVSVQEMLVSAASGGTLVVVPERSRRNPQELLSVLDQSDVSVAFLPVAALHQLAAASETFGIAPRALRHIITAGEALVVTDQVRALGAATGCRLVNQYGPTETHVTTYFRLGSVPADWPERPPIGWPIDNTIVRVVDESGRPCRLGETGELHLGGENVAAGYLGVGTDAGGGFSTEAGIRWYRTGDLVRLGAEGALYFAGRTDDQVKIRGHRVEPTEVVAVLLRHPEIKACAVQSADSVGGLGLIAYLEAGGVTAEQVREHAGTYLPEYAVPAHLEFVDRLPTTRSGKIDHRRLPSAPRRTEVPAENPVPGDTESRVVRVWEDLLGKPVPSAQMSFVDAGGNSLAMLELYLRLRAVFERDFPMHELFSRPTAAAFAEFLDEQDE, from the coding sequence ATGAAAGCCGAGACTCCGCCTCCGTCGATCTCCGCTACGGTTCGGCTGCCCGCCCGGTCGCACCGCGCAGACCCGGAGACAGGAGACCGATCCCGAGACGAGGGATTCACCGTCCTGCTCGCGACGGTCGGGCGGGCCATCGCCAGGCACGAGGGTGTCGAGCGGGTGTCCATCGGATGCGTGGCCGTGGACGGGGGAGAGGCGGCGATGCTGGCCGTGGACCTCGTGGTCGGAGGTGACGAGAGCTGGTTCGAGACCCTGGCGGCGACCCGTACCGCGTGTGGACGACCGGGACCTCCGAACGGCGAGCCCGATGTCCTCGTGGCCGTGCTGGACGAGGTGAACCTCGGATCCGAGGTCCTGCGCGCGCACCATCTGGAGCGGTTGGGGTGCCCGGCACGCTCGGGGAGCATGGCCTTCGTCGGACACGGGGACGTCCAATGGTGTGTCGTCGACCCTTCGCTCCCCGAGGACGGGGTGAGTGAGCTGCTCAATCTGATCCGGCAACCGAACGGTCGGCACCCGGCGATGCGGATCCTCCTTCATCGCGCCGACAGCGAATCGGAGCGGCGAGATGCGCCCTTCACCGTCGTCCACGGACGTGGACCGTGTCGAGAGCACGACGCCACGGTGCTCGATCTCATCCGCAGACAGATCGCGGCGACGCCCAGCAAGGCGGCTCAGGTGCACGAGTCCACGGTGGACACCTACGCCGGACTCGGCCTGAAGGCCTCCGCCGTGGCTCGGTTCCTGGATGATCTCGGCGTACGGCGGGGCGACCGCGTCGCGTGTCATCTGGTTCGCGGGCTCACTCCGCTGATCGCGTTGCTGGGGGTATGGACGGCCGGTGCCGTGTACGTGCCGATCGACCCGGCGCTGCCGCCCGAACGGCAGCGTGTCCAGTACGAGCTCGCGGGTTGTGCCGCAGCGCTCGGTACCGACGACGTCGAACGCGTCTGCGCTACCGTCCAGGACACGACGCCATCGACCGAGAACCTCCGGCAGGCGCCGGTCGGGATGATGGAGTCGTCACCGGACGACGAGGCGTACGTGCTGTTCACCTCCGGCTCCACGGGGACACCCAAGGCGGTGAGCATGCCGCACCGGGCGATGGCCAACCTGATCTCCTGGCAGCTGCGCCAGCCGGAACTCGCCACGCCGCCCCGCATCGCGCAGTTCGCAACGCTGTCCTTCGACGTCTCGGTCCAGGAGATGCTTGTCTCCGCCGCATCCGGCGGAACCCTGGTCGTCGTTCCCGAACGATCGCGGCGCAATCCGCAGGAGCTGTTGAGCGTGCTCGACCAGAGCGATGTGTCGGTCGCGTTCCTCCCGGTGGCGGCGCTGCACCAGCTGGCCGCCGCGAGCGAGACCTTCGGTATCGCCCCGAGGGCCCTGCGGCACATCATCACCGCAGGCGAGGCCTTGGTGGTGACCGACCAGGTCCGCGCCCTCGGCGCCGCCACCGGCTGCAGGCTGGTCAATCAGTATGGTCCGACGGAGACCCACGTGACGACCTACTTTCGGCTCGGGTCCGTGCCTGCGGACTGGCCGGAGCGGCCGCCGATCGGATGGCCCATCGACAACACGATCGTTCGCGTGGTCGATGAATCCGGCCGACCGTGCAGGCTCGGCGAGACGGGAGAACTCCACCTCGGCGGCGAGAACGTGGCCGCCGGCTACCTCGGAGTGGGTACGGACGCGGGAGGCGGCTTCAGCACCGAGGCGGGCATCCGCTGGTACCGCACCGGTGATCTGGTCAGGCTGGGCGCGGAAGGGGCCCTGTACTTCGCCGGTCGCACCGACGACCAGGTCAAGATTCGAGGCCACCGTGTCGAGCCGACCGAGGTGGTGGCGGTACTGCTCCGCCATCCCGAGATCAAGGCCTGTGCGGTGCAGAGCGCGGACTCGGTGGGCGGTCTCGGTCTGATCGCCTACCTGGAGGCAGGCGGCGTGACCGCCGAGCAGGTCAGGGAGCACGCCGGGACGTACCTACCCGAGTACGCGGTACCCGCACACTTGGAATTCGTGGATCGGTTGCCGACGACGCGCAGCGGCAAGATCGACCACCGTCGCCTACCGTCGGCACCGCGAAGGACCGAGGTCCCGGCCGAGAACCCTGTACCGGGCGACACGGAATCGCGGGTCGTGCGCGTGTGGGAAGACCTGTTGGGCAAGCCGGTGCCGTCCGCACAGATGTCGTTCGTCGATGCGGGCGGAAACTCGCTGGCGATGCTGGAGCTGTACCTCCGGCTGCGCGCCGTGTTCGAACGCGACTTCCCGATGCACGAGCTGTTCAGTAGGCCGACTGCTGCCGCCTTCGCTGAATTCCTCGACGAGCAGGACGAATAG
- a CDS encoding S9 family peptidase: MSNESTNQPGSLPRLIDVEEFFADPVFSGATISPDGTRIAYLAPKSGRMNVWVRGIDEEHEDAVCVTHDTRRGIKTHYWTGDPRWLLYLQDTDGNEDWHLYRVDLEAPEEPAVDLTPMDPGSRVFSVDRMRSTPGSVLVTMNRRPLYFDVFRVDLSSGETTLHAEQSEADGGSFLIGQDGEAAYYTALAEDGAYEFFTVDPTTGAKSLLRRLGGPEHPLGITPSLVTPDGKGLLLGAYQDSDDLRLVRIDGATGEETVVAAVAGHSLCTMGPMMAGEPPTLFTSKRTGEVIAARFVGDRPIIKVLDPHFADVYAELSALSDGVLHSVSSDTTEQVWIATFIHDREPALTYLYDHRTRQSRLLFRPYPRLDPAELAPMSSVGFPARDGLPLHAFLTLPVGIPAEKLPLVLMVHGGPWAHDSWTYNSRAQFLANRGYAVLQVNFRGSTGYGKRHITAAAGEFAGRMHDDLIDAADWAVAQGYADPARIAIFGGSYGGYATLVGVTVTPDYFAAAVDYVGMSNLANLMRTFPPFVRPHMANNWFHYVGDPADQAQEADMLARSPITMVDRIRTPLLVVHGANDVRVVPAEADNIVASLRDRGIPVEYLLAEDEGHGFQNPENLIRMYRAIEAHFAEHLGGRRNASAQR, translated from the coding sequence ATGAGCAACGAGAGCACCAACCAACCGGGGTCGCTACCCCGATTGATCGACGTGGAGGAGTTCTTCGCCGATCCGGTGTTCTCCGGGGCGACGATCTCGCCGGACGGAACCCGGATCGCCTACCTGGCGCCGAAGTCCGGGCGGATGAACGTGTGGGTGCGCGGTATCGACGAGGAACACGAGGACGCCGTGTGCGTCACACACGACACGCGGCGCGGCATCAAGACCCATTACTGGACCGGCGATCCACGCTGGTTGCTCTATCTGCAGGACACCGACGGGAACGAGGACTGGCACCTGTACCGGGTCGACCTCGAAGCCCCGGAGGAACCCGCCGTCGATCTGACGCCGATGGACCCCGGCTCCCGGGTGTTCTCCGTCGATCGGATGCGGTCCACGCCTGGCAGCGTGCTCGTCACGATGAACCGACGTCCCCTGTACTTCGACGTGTTCCGTGTCGATCTGAGCAGCGGCGAGACGACGCTGCACGCCGAACAGTCCGAGGCCGACGGCGGAAGTTTCCTGATCGGCCAGGACGGCGAGGCGGCCTACTACACCGCGCTCGCCGAGGACGGCGCCTACGAGTTCTTCACGGTCGACCCCACGACGGGAGCCAAGAGCCTGCTCCGCAGACTGGGCGGTCCCGAGCACCCGTTGGGTATCACTCCGTCCCTGGTGACGCCCGACGGCAAGGGTCTGTTACTGGGTGCCTACCAGGACTCCGACGACCTGCGGCTCGTCCGCATCGACGGAGCGACCGGCGAGGAGACCGTCGTCGCGGCCGTGGCGGGGCACAGCCTGTGCACGATGGGTCCGATGATGGCCGGTGAGCCGCCGACGCTGTTCACCAGCAAGCGCACCGGCGAGGTCATCGCCGCGCGGTTCGTGGGCGACAGGCCCATCATCAAGGTGCTGGACCCGCATTTCGCCGATGTCTACGCCGAGCTGTCCGCCCTGTCCGACGGCGTCCTGCACTCGGTCTCCTCGGACACGACCGAGCAGGTGTGGATCGCGACGTTCATCCACGACCGTGAGCCCGCCCTGACCTACCTCTACGACCACCGCACGCGGCAGAGCAGGCTGTTGTTCCGGCCGTACCCCCGCCTGGACCCCGCGGAGCTCGCGCCGATGTCCTCGGTCGGCTTCCCCGCCCGCGACGGGCTGCCGCTACACGCCTTTTTGACCCTGCCGGTGGGGATCCCGGCCGAGAAGCTGCCGCTGGTGCTGATGGTCCACGGTGGACCGTGGGCGCACGACTCGTGGACCTACAACTCGCGGGCGCAGTTCCTGGCGAACCGGGGCTACGCGGTGCTGCAGGTGAACTTCCGAGGGTCGACGGGGTACGGCAAGCGCCACATCACGGCTGCGGCCGGGGAATTCGCAGGCAGAATGCACGACGACCTCATCGACGCCGCCGACTGGGCGGTAGCGCAGGGCTATGCCGACCCCGCTCGCATCGCGATCTTCGGCGGCTCCTACGGCGGCTATGCGACGCTGGTCGGCGTCACGGTCACCCCGGACTACTTCGCGGCGGCGGTGGACTACGTCGGCATGTCGAACCTGGCGAACCTGATGCGCACCTTCCCGCCCTTCGTGCGGCCGCACATGGCCAACAACTGGTTCCACTACGTGGGCGATCCCGCCGATCAGGCGCAGGAGGCCGACATGTTGGCCCGCTCACCCATCACGATGGTCGACCGCATCCGCACCCCACTGCTGGTCGTGCACGGCGCCAACGACGTCCGTGTCGTCCCGGCCGAGGCCGACAACATCGTGGCCTCGCTCCGAGATCGGGGTATACCGGTCGAGTATCTGCTCGCCGAGGACGAGGGCCACGGCTTCCAGAACCCCGAGAACCTCATCCGGATGTATCGCGCCATCGAGGCACACTTCGCCGAGCATCTCGGGGGCAGGCGCAACGCCTCGGCGCAGCGCTGA
- a CDS encoding FAD-binding and (Fe-S)-binding domain-containing protein: MAQVDLPDPVSRSAVHRPDLDGEALARALRDRVAGEIRFDPGSRAAYSTDASNFRQVPIGVVVPHSPEDAVEALAVAREFGAPVLSRGGGTSLAGQCTNAALVLDWSKYCTTVESVDERARTCVVQPGIVLDELNRQLAATGLRFGPEPATHMNCTLGGMIGNNSCGATAQRTGKVVDNIVRLEVVLPDGTRFWCGETSEQEHAEIARLGGTRADVYRRLRLLQDEYAEEIRRRFPTIPRRVSGYNLDSLLPENRFDVAGLLVGSESTLVTVLRAELKLVPVLPERTLVVLGYPDIATAADAVPAVLEHQPIALEGVDHKLVRDQQIKHKNPQALAEMPAGRAFLMVQFGGTTAEDVQRQARRMLEALHDTENAATVAVLDNPARENELWQVREAGLGATAHVPGRADTFEGWEDSAVAPERLGEYLRKLTALYQEFGYADETGPSLYGHFGQGCVHTRIPFDLYTADGVATYRRFMERAATLVAELRGSFSGEHGDGQSRGELLPIMFGDSIVTAFGKLKTIFDPDNRMNPGKVVAPYRLDENLRLGAGWSPADPSRLHFGFSDDGGSFAQAANRCVGVGRCRQHTNDGGQVMCPSYQVTGEEEHSTRGRARLLFEMLDGHGDSPIDDGWRSTEVREALDLCLACKGCKSDCPANVDMATYKAEFLAHHYAGRPWRRPRSDLALGWLPAVAQLVGRLRLGRFVNALTQNSRAAPLITTLAGIERQCLPRFAGETLQQWFARRGPRGTGERGTVLLWPDTFTNSFHPHVGEATVAVLEAAGWRVTMPANPVCCGLTWISTGQLGTAKRMLARTVRELAPHLRDGGLVLGLEPSCTAVFRSDAVDLFPDDQDVRRLRAQTVTLAELLTEHSPGYRPPRLGTKAIAQVHCHQHAIMGWDADRRLLANAGVDVERLDSGCCGLAGNFGFEKGHREVSEACAERVLLPRVREAADDTVVLADGFSCRTQIHELDSAGREGSHLAELLASALDGESDDDATRATAADRGVRAAVLSALTVAAALGIAVLGRTFRRFGR, translated from the coding sequence ATGGCACAGGTGGACCTTCCCGATCCGGTGAGCAGGAGCGCCGTCCACCGTCCCGACCTCGACGGGGAGGCGCTCGCCCGAGCGTTGCGAGACCGGGTGGCGGGCGAGATCCGGTTCGACCCCGGTAGCCGCGCCGCATACTCGACCGATGCCTCGAACTTCCGACAGGTACCGATCGGCGTGGTCGTCCCGCATTCGCCGGAGGACGCGGTCGAGGCACTCGCCGTGGCTCGGGAGTTCGGCGCGCCGGTTCTCTCCCGAGGCGGCGGCACCAGTCTCGCCGGTCAGTGCACCAACGCGGCCCTGGTCCTCGATTGGTCCAAGTACTGCACGACCGTGGAGTCCGTCGACGAGAGGGCCCGGACCTGCGTGGTGCAGCCCGGGATCGTGCTCGACGAGCTCAACCGGCAACTGGCCGCCACCGGACTGCGTTTCGGTCCGGAACCGGCGACCCACATGAACTGCACCCTCGGCGGCATGATCGGCAACAACTCCTGTGGAGCCACCGCCCAGCGCACCGGCAAGGTCGTCGACAACATCGTCCGGCTGGAGGTCGTCCTTCCCGACGGCACGCGGTTCTGGTGTGGCGAGACCAGCGAACAGGAGCACGCCGAGATCGCCCGACTGGGCGGCACGCGCGCGGACGTCTACCGCCGGTTGCGGCTGTTGCAGGACGAGTACGCCGAGGAGATCCGTCGTCGATTTCCCACCATCCCCCGCCGCGTTTCCGGTTACAACCTCGACTCGCTGCTACCGGAGAACCGTTTCGACGTCGCGGGTCTCCTCGTCGGGTCCGAGTCCACACTGGTCACGGTGTTGCGGGCAGAGCTGAAGTTGGTGCCGGTGCTGCCGGAGCGGACGCTGGTCGTACTCGGATATCCCGACATCGCCACCGCCGCAGACGCCGTGCCCGCGGTCCTCGAACACCAGCCGATCGCTTTGGAGGGCGTCGACCACAAGCTGGTTCGCGACCAGCAGATCAAACACAAGAACCCGCAGGCGCTGGCCGAGATGCCTGCGGGCCGTGCCTTCCTCATGGTGCAGTTCGGCGGAACCACCGCCGAGGACGTCCAGCGGCAGGCCCGCCGAATGCTCGAGGCACTGCACGACACCGAGAACGCGGCCACCGTCGCGGTTCTCGACAATCCCGCCCGGGAGAACGAACTCTGGCAGGTTCGCGAGGCGGGCCTCGGCGCCACGGCGCACGTTCCCGGCCGAGCGGACACCTTCGAGGGGTGGGAGGACTCCGCGGTGGCGCCGGAGCGGCTCGGCGAATATCTCCGCAAGCTCACTGCCCTGTACCAGGAATTCGGGTACGCCGACGAGACCGGGCCCAGCCTGTACGGCCACTTCGGGCAGGGCTGCGTCCACACCCGCATCCCCTTCGATCTCTACACCGCCGACGGTGTCGCCACCTACCGGCGTTTCATGGAGCGCGCCGCCACGCTGGTCGCCGAGCTGCGTGGTTCGTTCTCGGGCGAGCACGGCGACGGCCAGTCCCGGGGGGAACTGCTGCCGATCATGTTCGGTGACTCCATCGTCACCGCGTTCGGCAAGCTCAAGACGATCTTCGATCCCGATAACCGGATGAACCCCGGCAAGGTCGTCGCCCCGTACCGGTTGGACGAGAACCTGCGACTCGGCGCGGGCTGGTCGCCCGCAGACCCATCGAGACTGCACTTCGGGTTCTCCGACGACGGCGGCTCGTTCGCCCAAGCCGCCAACCGGTGTGTCGGCGTCGGACGCTGCAGGCAGCACACCAACGACGGCGGTCAGGTGATGTGTCCGTCGTACCAGGTCACCGGCGAGGAGGAGCACTCGACGCGAGGTCGGGCCCGGTTGCTCTTCGAGATGCTCGACGGCCACGGCGACAGCCCCATCGACGACGGTTGGCGTTCCACGGAGGTGCGCGAGGCGCTGGATCTGTGCCTCGCCTGCAAGGGCTGCAAGTCGGACTGTCCGGCGAATGTGGACATGGCCACCTACAAGGCCGAGTTCCTGGCGCATCACTATGCCGGCCGTCCGTGGCGGCGGCCTCGCTCCGATCTCGCCCTGGGTTGGCTGCCCGCGGTCGCCCAGCTCGTGGGCAGACTCCGACTGGGCAGGTTTGTCAACGCGCTCACCCAGAACTCCAGAGCGGCACCCCTGATCACCACGTTGGCGGGTATCGAGCGGCAGTGTCTCCCCCGCTTCGCCGGGGAGACACTGCAACAGTGGTTCGCCCGACGTGGGCCGAGGGGCACCGGCGAGCGCGGCACCGTGCTGTTGTGGCCGGACACCTTCACCAACTCCTTCCACCCACACGTCGGGGAAGCGACGGTCGCGGTACTGGAGGCCGCCGGTTGGCGGGTCACGATGCCGGCGAACCCGGTGTGCTGCGGCCTCACCTGGATCTCCACCGGCCAGCTGGGCACGGCCAAGAGGATGCTCGCCCGCACCGTGCGGGAACTCGCGCCGCACCTGCGGGATGGTGGCCTCGTCCTCGGCTTGGAACCCAGTTGCACGGCGGTGTTCCGCTCCGATGCCGTGGATCTGTTTCCCGACGACCAGGACGTTCGACGGCTGCGGGCACAGACCGTCACCCTCGCCGAGCTGCTCACCGAGCACTCGCCCGGCTATCGGCCGCCCCGGTTGGGAACGAAGGCCATCGCTCAGGTCCACTGCCACCAGCACGCGATCATGGGTTGGGATGCCGACCGCCGGCTGCTGGCGAACGCCGGTGTCGATGTCGAGCGACTCGACTCGGGTTGTTGCGGCCTGGCAGGCAACTTCGGCTTCGAGAAGGGACATCGCGAGGTCAGCGAGGCCTGTGCGGAACGAGTCCTGCTCCCCCGGGTACGCGAGGCAGCCGACGACACGGTGGTCCTGGCCGATGGGTTCAGCTGCCGAACCCAGATCCATGAACTCGACAGCGCGGGCCGGGAGGGCAGCCACCTCGCCGAGCTACTGGCTTCCGCACTCGACGGGGAATCGGACGACGATGCCACACGTGCCACGGCTGCCGACCGAGGTGTGCGGGCAGCGGTGTTGTCGGCCCTGACCGTCGCCGCCGCGCTCGGCATCGCGGTCCTCGGGCGCACGTTCCGGCGGTTCGGACGATGA
- a CDS encoding enolase C-terminal domain-like protein: MPTRPPDVARIGARAYRVPTPRPEADGTLLWPDTTIVVVQVEADPVRGLGWTYADAAVVPLIEGVLAEAIAGRPLLDVPACWAAMQHATRNLGRPGLVSCALSAVDIALWDASARWLELPVSRLLGRAHRAVDVYGSGGFTTLTSEESTRQLAHWVHELDIPRVKIKIAESWGNRVERDLERIAHAREIIGEDAALYVDANGGYSIGQAGRLLESLRDADVTWFEEPVSSDDLAGLASLRAPGGPDIAAGEYGYDLPYFARLLPAVDCLQVDVTRCGGYTEWRRVAALAAAANRDVSAHCAPNLSAHAAVTTPNFRHIEWFADHDRIESLFFDGCLDPTGGTVTPSMSVPGHGLSLRSDVAADYAV, encoded by the coding sequence ATGCCGACCCGGCCGCCGGACGTGGCGCGGATCGGCGCCCGCGCCTACCGGGTGCCGACCCCGAGACCCGAGGCCGACGGGACACTGCTCTGGCCGGACACCACGATCGTGGTGGTCCAGGTCGAGGCCGACCCGGTTCGAGGGCTCGGCTGGACCTACGCCGACGCGGCGGTCGTGCCGTTGATCGAGGGAGTGCTGGCCGAGGCGATCGCCGGCCGCCCGCTGCTCGACGTCCCCGCGTGTTGGGCGGCGATGCAGCATGCGACCCGCAATCTCGGCAGGCCGGGCCTGGTCTCCTGTGCGCTGTCCGCGGTCGACATCGCATTGTGGGATGCCTCGGCGCGGTGGCTGGAGTTGCCGGTCAGCAGGCTCCTCGGCAGGGCGCACCGAGCCGTCGACGTCTACGGCAGCGGCGGTTTCACCACGCTGACCTCGGAGGAGTCGACCCGGCAGCTCGCCCACTGGGTCCACGAACTCGACATCCCGAGAGTGAAGATCAAGATCGCGGAGTCCTGGGGCAACCGAGTCGAGCGCGATCTCGAGCGCATCGCCCACGCCCGGGAGATCATCGGCGAGGATGCCGCGCTCTATGTGGACGCCAACGGCGGATACTCGATCGGGCAGGCGGGCAGGCTGCTCGAATCGCTCCGGGACGCCGACGTCACCTGGTTCGAGGAACCGGTGTCCAGCGACGACCTCGCCGGGCTGGCCTCGCTACGCGCGCCAGGCGGGCCGGACATCGCGGCGGGCGAGTACGGCTACGACCTGCCGTACTTCGCGCGGCTGCTCCCGGCCGTGGACTGTCTGCAGGTCGATGTCACCCGCTGTGGCGGCTACACCGAGTGGCGCCGCGTCGCCGCACTCGCCGCAGCCGCCAACCGGGACGTCTCCGCACATTGCGCGCCGAACCTGTCCGCACACGCCGCGGTCACGACGCCGAACTTCCGCCACATCGAGTGGTTCGCCGACCACGATCGGATCGAGAGCCTGTTCTTCGACGGCTGTCTCGACCCGACGGGCGGGACCGTCACACCGTCGATGTCCGTGCCGGGTCACGGTCTGAGCCTGCGCAGCGATGTCGCCGCCGACTACGCCGTCTGA
- a CDS encoding thiamine pyrophosphate-requiring protein, which produces MADTVGDYLLRRLREWGVEEVFAYPGDGINGIVTSFGKADNRPRFVQARHEEMAAFTAVGYAKFSGRVGICMATSGPGAIHLLNGLYDAKLDHVPVVAIVGQTARSAMGGSYQQEVDLQTLYKDVASEYLVEVNVAEQLPNALDRAIRTAESRRCPTALIIPADLQEEAYSPPQHAFKQVPSSPPGLVGPRPVPDEADIDAAAEVLNAGTRVAILIGQGARGAAEEVRRIAEITGAGVAKALLGKDVLSDDLPFVTGSIGLLGTRPSYELMRDCDTLLIVGSNFPYAQFLPEFGQARGVQIDHDGKFIGMRYPTEVNLVGDSTATLRALLPKLVKKSDRSWRRTVEKNVASWWATVDREAGVAAKPVNPMAVVSELSRRIPSNAIVTADSGSSTNWYARNLRIHGDIRSSLSGTLATMGPGVPYAIGAKFAHPERPVIALVGDGAMQMNGLAELITIARYRHLWSDPRCVICVFHNNDLNQVTWELRAMGGAPKFEESQNLPDVDYAGFARSLGLGAITVDKPNQLGTAWETALSADKPTVLDVHCDPEVPPIPPHATFEQVKSAAEAVLKGDPNALHLIAQGVKTKIQEFLPGRRD; this is translated from the coding sequence ATGGCGGATACGGTCGGCGACTACCTCCTGCGGCGATTGCGCGAGTGGGGGGTGGAAGAGGTGTTCGCCTATCCGGGTGACGGAATCAACGGGATCGTCACCTCCTTCGGGAAGGCGGATAACCGCCCACGATTCGTACAGGCCCGGCATGAGGAGATGGCCGCGTTCACCGCGGTCGGATACGCCAAGTTCAGCGGCCGGGTCGGGATCTGTATGGCGACCTCGGGGCCTGGGGCGATCCACCTGCTCAACGGCCTCTACGACGCCAAGCTGGACCACGTTCCGGTGGTGGCGATCGTCGGGCAGACCGCGCGCAGTGCGATGGGCGGCAGCTACCAACAGGAGGTGGACCTACAGACGCTGTACAAGGACGTCGCCAGCGAATATCTCGTGGAGGTGAACGTCGCAGAGCAGCTGCCCAACGCACTGGACCGGGCGATCCGCACCGCCGAATCGCGCCGCTGCCCGACGGCCCTGATCATCCCGGCGGATCTGCAGGAGGAGGCCTACTCGCCTCCGCAACACGCGTTCAAGCAGGTGCCGTCGAGTCCGCCAGGCCTGGTTGGCCCGAGACCGGTTCCGGACGAGGCGGACATCGACGCCGCGGCCGAGGTACTCAATGCCGGGACGCGGGTCGCGATCCTGATCGGCCAAGGCGCGCGTGGGGCGGCCGAGGAGGTTCGTCGAATCGCGGAAATCACCGGAGCCGGGGTCGCGAAGGCGCTGTTGGGCAAGGATGTGTTGTCCGATGATCTGCCCTTCGTCACCGGCTCCATCGGTCTGCTCGGCACCCGTCCCAGCTACGAGCTCATGCGTGATTGCGACACGCTGCTGATCGTCGGATCGAACTTCCCCTATGCCCAGTTTCTTCCCGAGTTCGGTCAAGCGCGAGGCGTACAGATCGACCACGACGGCAAGTTCATCGGCATGCGCTACCCGACCGAGGTCAATCTCGTCGGCGACAGCACAGCCACGCTGCGCGCGCTGCTACCCAAGCTCGTCAAGAAGTCGGACCGCTCGTGGCGCAGGACGGTGGAGAAGAACGTCGCGTCCTGGTGGGCCACCGTCGACCGCGAGGCCGGAGTCGCGGCGAAACCGGTCAATCCGATGGCGGTCGTGTCCGAGCTGTCCCGCCGTATTCCGAGTAACGCGATCGTCACCGCCGACTCGGGATCCTCCACTAACTGGTACGCCAGGAATCTGCGCATTCACGGTGACATCCGGTCGTCGCTCTCGGGCACGCTCGCGACCATGGGTCCCGGCGTCCCCTACGCCATCGGCGCCAAGTTCGCCCACCCCGAACGACCGGTGATCGCCCTGGTCGGCGATGGCGCCATGCAGATGAACGGGCTCGCCGAACTGATCACCATTGCGCGCTATCGGCACCTGTGGAGCGATCCGAGGTGTGTGATCTGCGTCTTTCACAACAACGACCTCAACCAGGTCACCTGGGAACTACGGGCGATGGGCGGCGCCCCGAAGTTCGAGGAATCACAGAACCTGCCGGACGTCGACTACGCGGGATTCGCCCGTTCGCTGGGGCTCGGCGCGATCACGGTCGACAAGCCCAACCAGCTCGGCACGGCCTGGGAGACCGCGCTGAGTGCGGACAAGCCCACGGTGTTGGACGTCCACTGTGATCCGGAGGTCCCGCCGATCCCGCCCCACGCCACCTTCGAACAGGTGAAGTCGGCGGCCGAGGCGGTGTTGAAGGGCGATCCGAATGCGCTGCACCTCATCGCGCAGGGCGTGAAGACGAAGATCCAGGAGTTCCTGCCCGGCAGGCGGGACTGA